In the Kribbella sp. NBC_00482 genome, one interval contains:
- a CDS encoding phosphotransferase produces the protein MGLTERQQQLLDVWLPSAAIVRDHSWGLIGTLVLELEHHGERYIAKAGDSADHRLAREIRAHRNWLQPWTTWGRAAELVHADEDAKLLLTRFLPGELVEGTPYEWASDTYQQAGELLAAFHRQSAVPDDNYESRENQRTLAGLGRPHRIAPDLADLLRATIEAWPTPPATLVPTHGDWQPRNWLVDNGIVRVIDFGRADLRPAYTDLARLAAQQFRSEPSLEPAFITGYGSDPREPAAWQRARLREAISTAVWAHQVGDESFEQQGHRMIAEAVAEIAL, from the coding sequence GTGGGACTCACCGAGCGGCAGCAACAGCTCCTCGACGTGTGGCTGCCGTCCGCCGCGATCGTGCGTGACCACAGCTGGGGTCTCATCGGAACGCTCGTGCTGGAGCTCGAGCACCACGGAGAGCGCTACATCGCGAAGGCCGGCGACAGCGCCGACCACCGTCTCGCCCGCGAAATCCGTGCCCACCGCAACTGGTTGCAGCCGTGGACCACGTGGGGGAGAGCGGCCGAGCTCGTCCACGCGGACGAGGACGCGAAGCTCCTCCTGACCCGTTTCCTTCCCGGTGAGCTCGTCGAAGGCACGCCGTACGAATGGGCCTCGGACACCTATCAGCAGGCGGGCGAACTGCTCGCGGCATTTCACCGGCAATCCGCCGTACCGGACGACAACTACGAATCCCGTGAGAACCAGCGCACGCTCGCGGGACTAGGCAGACCGCACCGGATCGCACCCGACCTCGCCGACCTTCTCCGGGCAACGATCGAGGCCTGGCCGACACCGCCCGCGACGCTCGTACCGACCCACGGCGACTGGCAGCCCCGCAACTGGCTTGTCGACAACGGCATCGTCCGCGTCATCGACTTCGGCCGCGCGGACCTGCGCCCGGCGTACACCGACCTCGCTCGCCTGGCCGCCCAGCAGTTCCGCTCCGAACCGAGCCTCGAGCCGGCGTTCATCACCGGCTATGGCTCGGACCCGCGCGAACCAGCGGCCTGGCAGCGCGCCCGGCTCCGGGAGGCGATCAGTACGGCGGTGTGGGCACACCAGGTCGGCGACGAATCCTTCGAACAGCAAGGACATCGAATGATCGCCGAGGCCGTCGCCGAAATTGCGTTGTGA
- a CDS encoding aldo/keto reductase has protein sequence MPVRRIGFGTKRLAGGDGGGADVQDRAIALLRRVVELGVNHIDTAEFYPSYGRSGGTDFESLGWANDVIRRALAPHPEELVIATKVGPTKHGLARPDQLRELVESDLRVLGVDSLDLVYLRQTGLESIAEHFGVLAELQAKGMIRHLGVSNVRVPHLHEAREIAPVVAVQNRYSVGFGRANDEILQLCGELGIAFIPFFTLTAESREGGGVPDSGPVQEIADRHGATVAQVRLAWTLSRGDHVLAIPGTSSPQHLEENLRAADLNLSPEDLATLNSLVD, from the coding sequence GTGCCGGTTCGGCGGATCGGATTCGGTACGAAGCGGCTCGCGGGCGGTGACGGCGGCGGGGCCGACGTACAGGACCGGGCGATCGCGCTGCTGCGGCGAGTCGTCGAGCTCGGGGTGAATCACATCGACACCGCGGAGTTCTACCCGAGTTACGGACGGTCCGGCGGGACGGACTTCGAGAGCCTGGGCTGGGCGAACGACGTGATCCGGCGCGCGCTGGCGCCGCACCCGGAAGAGCTCGTGATCGCGACCAAGGTCGGGCCGACGAAACACGGGCTGGCGCGGCCGGACCAGTTGCGGGAACTCGTGGAGAGCGATCTCCGCGTTCTCGGGGTCGATTCTCTGGACCTCGTGTACCTGCGGCAGACGGGTCTGGAGTCCATTGCTGAGCATTTCGGCGTCCTGGCCGAGTTGCAGGCGAAGGGGATGATCCGGCACTTGGGTGTCTCGAACGTGCGGGTCCCGCACCTTCACGAGGCGCGGGAGATCGCGCCGGTGGTTGCGGTGCAGAACCGGTACAGCGTGGGATTCGGGCGGGCGAACGACGAGATCCTGCAGTTGTGCGGTGAGTTGGGGATCGCCTTCATCCCGTTCTTCACGCTCACCGCTGAGTCGCGGGAGGGGGGCGGGGTGCCCGACTCCGGGCCGGTTCAGGAGATCGCGGACCGCCACGGGGCGACGGTCGCGCAGGTGCGGTTGGCGTGGACGCTGAGCCGCGGCGATCACGTCCTCGCAATCCCGGGCACCTCCAGCCCGCAGCACCTGGAGGAGAACCTGCGGGCCGCCGACCTCAACCTCTCCCCCGAGGACCTCGCAACCCTCAACTCCCTGGTCGACTGA
- a CDS encoding tautomerase family protein — translation MPTAQIEVRREYSDVDEAGLIEAVHGALVTAFQIPPQDKDVRLVVHAPHRFACSPRLTEPEFFTLVTVDCFAGRSIDAKRKLYTEIVGNLKPFGIPADHVTILVRDHPTSNWGIRGGQAASDLDLGFNVNV, via the coding sequence ATGCCCACTGCGCAGATCGAGGTTCGTCGGGAGTACTCCGACGTTGATGAGGCCGGACTGATCGAGGCGGTGCACGGTGCGCTCGTCACCGCGTTCCAGATTCCGCCGCAGGACAAGGACGTGCGCCTGGTCGTCCACGCGCCGCACCGGTTCGCGTGTTCGCCGCGGCTGACCGAGCCCGAGTTCTTCACGCTCGTCACCGTCGACTGCTTCGCGGGACGCTCGATCGACGCCAAGCGCAAGCTCTACACCGAGATCGTCGGCAACCTGAAGCCCTTCGGCATCCCCGCGGATCACGTCACGATCCTCGTCCGGGACCACCCCACCTCGAACTGGGGCATCCGCGGCGGCCAGGCCGCGTCCGACCTGGACCTCGGCTTCAACGTCAACGTCTGA
- a CDS encoding RNA polymerase sigma factor, protein MSDVQEAITRVHHEEWARVVASLTKRFRDLDIAEEAAAEAFATAVERWPADGVPPNPGAWLTTAANRKAIDRIRRESKRDDKQKEAQMSYDEPPEPLGVIDDERLRLIFTCCHPALAMETRVALTLRMIGGLTVPEIARGFLVQETAMGQRITRAKAKIKAAKIPYRVPSAEDLPGRVSGVLAVLFLVFNEGYLATGPDTDPVRHELTAEAIRLTRLIRALLPDDGEVAGLLALMLLTEARRTARVSAAGELISLRDQDRGAWDTALVAEGHRLVRERLATRLPPGRYQILAAINAVHTSARDAADTDWSQVVALYDQLVRVDRSPIVALNRAIAVAELDGPEVALATIDRLGEKLSGYHAYHAARADLLRRLGRSQESRAAYDAAIELAENTAEVAYLSRRRDQLVTWRP, encoded by the coding sequence GTGAGCGACGTCCAGGAAGCGATCACTCGGGTCCACCACGAGGAATGGGCGCGGGTGGTCGCCTCGCTGACCAAGCGGTTCCGTGACCTCGACATCGCCGAGGAGGCGGCCGCCGAGGCGTTCGCCACCGCCGTTGAGCGCTGGCCCGCCGACGGCGTACCGCCCAACCCCGGCGCCTGGCTGACCACCGCCGCCAACCGCAAGGCGATCGACCGGATCCGCCGCGAGAGCAAACGTGACGACAAGCAGAAGGAGGCTCAGATGTCGTACGACGAACCGCCCGAGCCTCTCGGCGTGATCGACGACGAGCGGCTCCGGCTGATCTTCACCTGCTGTCACCCGGCACTCGCGATGGAGACCCGGGTCGCGCTGACGCTCCGGATGATCGGCGGCCTGACCGTTCCCGAGATCGCCCGCGGCTTCCTGGTCCAGGAGACCGCGATGGGCCAGCGGATCACTCGCGCGAAGGCGAAGATCAAAGCGGCCAAGATCCCGTATCGGGTCCCGTCCGCGGAAGACCTTCCGGGACGCGTGTCCGGCGTACTCGCCGTGCTGTTCCTCGTCTTCAACGAGGGCTACCTGGCGACCGGCCCTGATACCGATCCGGTCCGTCACGAGCTGACTGCCGAGGCGATTCGGCTCACCCGCCTGATCCGGGCGCTGCTGCCGGACGACGGCGAGGTCGCCGGCCTGCTCGCGCTCATGCTCCTCACCGAGGCCCGCCGTACCGCACGAGTTTCGGCGGCCGGCGAACTGATCTCGCTGCGCGACCAGGACCGCGGCGCCTGGGACACGGCACTGGTTGCCGAGGGCCACCGTCTCGTCCGCGAGCGGCTCGCGACCCGGCTACCTCCGGGCCGCTACCAGATCCTCGCTGCGATCAATGCCGTCCACACGTCCGCGCGCGACGCGGCGGACACCGACTGGTCGCAGGTCGTGGCGCTCTACGACCAGCTCGTCCGGGTCGACCGCTCACCGATCGTCGCGCTCAACCGCGCGATCGCGGTCGCCGAGCTCGACGGGCCCGAGGTGGCGCTGGCGACGATCGATCGGCTGGGCGAGAAGCTGTCCGGGTACCACGCGTACCACGCCGCGCGCGCCGACCTACTGCGGCGACTGGGCCGCAGCCAGGAGTCGCGGGCCGCGTACGACGCAGCGATCGAGCTGGCCGAGAACACGGCCGAGGTTGCGTACCTGAGCCGCCGGCGCGATCAATTGGTCACCTGGCGGCCGTAG
- a CDS encoding alpha/beta fold hydrolase, giving the protein MLTWGSGDRVALLIHGMLGAASQYHEVGPALAARGYRAVAIDLPGHGDAPRAPDATMELFVDAVLSVVDTPPALAIGHSLGAIVLSDALARLRPSRAVYVDVPLSDPSADPPAPAAELRERFTTSRAARTVERLATRTGWSAADCRVEAEAAARFDVETAVALERSYVGQAVKRPVVPSIVVRADPSRYVSARRARELEELGFWVRSVPGAGHSVWYGHLDEFMGVVDEWLEAG; this is encoded by the coding sequence ATGCTGACCTGGGGCTCGGGCGACCGGGTGGCGCTTCTCATCCACGGGATGCTGGGCGCGGCCTCGCAGTACCACGAGGTCGGCCCGGCGCTCGCGGCTCGCGGATACCGGGCGGTCGCGATCGATCTGCCCGGCCACGGCGATGCGCCACGGGCCCCTGACGCGACGATGGAACTGTTCGTCGACGCTGTCCTCTCTGTCGTCGACACGCCACCGGCGCTCGCCATCGGTCACTCGCTCGGGGCGATCGTGCTTTCCGACGCACTGGCTCGGCTGCGGCCGAGTCGGGCGGTGTATGTCGACGTACCCCTCTCTGACCCGTCCGCGGACCCGCCGGCGCCGGCTGCGGAGCTGCGCGAACGTTTCACGACCTCTCGCGCCGCACGCACTGTGGAGCGGTTGGCTACCCGGACCGGTTGGTCAGCTGCGGACTGCCGGGTCGAGGCGGAGGCGGCGGCTCGGTTCGATGTCGAGACCGCGGTGGCGCTCGAACGCTCGTACGTAGGGCAAGCGGTCAAGCGACCCGTGGTGCCGTCGATTGTGGTGCGGGCCGACCCGAGCCGCTATGTGTCTGCTCGGCGGGCGCGGGAGCTGGAGGAGCTGGGATTCTGGGTCCGGTCGGTGCCGGGTGCGGGGCATTCCGTCTGGTACGGACACCTCGACGAGTTCATGGGAGTGGTGGACGAGTGGCTGGAAGCGGGATGA
- a CDS encoding LppU/SCO3897 family protein, with translation MRGHQGLIIIMRFLKLQGPFCRTCGIASVRDMTAKSLWQGWWGIGSSIINPITMLMNIGPMQKFKGLPEPTPGQGRPMDPGKPLFQRPAILGLLLPIALIAAIVFANLNSTESKAKIGACVINQGTSAKPDVKVVDCTSSEAEYKIVDKIDDSTDDSQCGEDAEASYVYQSGSTKYTLCLTPVK, from the coding sequence GTGCGCGGCCACCAGGGCCTGATCATCATCATGCGGTTCCTGAAGTTGCAGGGCCCGTTCTGCCGCACCTGCGGGATCGCGTCGGTCCGCGACATGACCGCGAAGAGCCTCTGGCAGGGCTGGTGGGGTATCGGTTCGTCGATCATCAACCCGATCACGATGCTGATGAACATCGGCCCGATGCAGAAGTTCAAGGGCCTCCCGGAGCCCACGCCGGGCCAGGGCCGGCCGATGGACCCGGGCAAACCGCTGTTCCAGCGGCCGGCGATCCTCGGTCTGCTGCTGCCGATCGCACTGATCGCGGCGATCGTGTTCGCGAACCTGAACTCGACCGAGTCGAAGGCCAAGATCGGTGCCTGTGTCATCAACCAGGGCACGTCGGCCAAGCCGGACGTGAAGGTCGTCGACTGCACGTCCTCGGAGGCCGAGTACAAGATCGTCGACAAGATCGACGACTCGACCGACGACAGCCAGTGCGGCGAGGACGCCGAGGCGTCGTACGTCTACCAGAGCGGCTCGACGAAGTACACGCTCTGTCTGACCCCGGTGAAGTAG
- a CDS encoding SAM-dependent methyltransferase: protein MSSELLSEALTLDRYPRSNTYDQQWVVDNLMGPHPLWSAESLLQVMTLRPGMRVLDLGCGTALTSIFLARECDVEVWATDLWVDPSENWQRVQDAGVADRVHPIQSDARKLPFAHGFFDAVVSIGAYNYFGTGVDYLPYLTDLVRPNGTLGIITPGIRTAPDFTPPPYVAERWGPDLCTWLPPDWWRHLWERTGLVTVETADFVPNGWADWLHWLQTCAQVGRGYEPDEHLLEADQGNLLGLTRVVARLK, encoded by the coding sequence ATGTCCAGTGAACTCCTGAGCGAAGCGCTCACCCTTGACCGTTATCCACGATCGAACACCTATGACCAGCAATGGGTCGTCGACAATCTCATGGGCCCGCACCCGCTGTGGAGCGCCGAAAGCCTCCTGCAGGTGATGACGCTGCGGCCCGGCATGCGGGTCCTCGACCTCGGCTGCGGTACGGCGCTGACGTCGATCTTCCTGGCCCGCGAATGTGACGTCGAGGTCTGGGCCACCGACCTCTGGGTCGACCCCAGCGAGAACTGGCAGCGCGTACAGGACGCCGGCGTGGCTGACCGCGTGCATCCGATCCAGTCCGACGCCCGCAAACTCCCGTTCGCGCACGGGTTCTTCGACGCTGTCGTCAGCATCGGCGCGTACAACTATTTCGGCACCGGCGTCGACTACCTCCCGTACCTGACCGACTTGGTCCGTCCGAACGGGACGCTCGGCATCATCACCCCAGGCATCCGGACCGCTCCCGACTTCACCCCGCCGCCGTACGTCGCGGAGCGCTGGGGACCCGACCTCTGCACCTGGCTCCCGCCTGACTGGTGGCGACACCTCTGGGAACGCACCGGCCTGGTCACCGTTGAAACGGCCGACTTCGTGCCGAACGGCTGGGCCGACTGGCTCCACTGGCTGCAGACGTGCGCACAGGTGGGCCGCGGGTATGAACCCGACGAGCACCTACTGGAAGCCGACCAGGGAAACCTCCTCGGCCTAACCCGCGTGGTCGCCCGCCTGAAGTAG
- a CDS encoding helix-turn-helix transcriptional regulator — MAYDVSPTARTLMVLELIQNSPGVTAEQLGDKLGVSERAARRYVAILREADIPIESVRGPYGGYRVGRGLRLPPLMFSPTEALGLVMAVLEGPRGAADPVEDALGKIVRVLPEAVARSTDAIRRVPARGPDPGARTPDPEITAALVSHSADCRRVTIQYRRHEDEWPMDVDPWAVVVRRGRWYLLCWSHAKDARRVLRVDKITKVEAQTASFVPPAELDPLAAVEEHLAMGWRYPIEVEIDAPLDDAACWIPRSMGRLEPIDENRTRLLASTDEPDWYAGKLSEIRAPFRIIGGPELRAACQFVAQRLLAASTPD; from the coding sequence ATGGCGTACGACGTGAGCCCGACGGCGCGGACCCTGATGGTCCTGGAGCTGATCCAGAACAGCCCCGGCGTCACCGCGGAGCAGCTGGGGGACAAGCTCGGGGTCTCCGAGCGCGCAGCCCGCCGCTACGTCGCGATCCTGCGCGAGGCCGACATCCCGATCGAGTCGGTGCGCGGGCCGTACGGCGGCTACCGGGTCGGACGCGGCTTGCGGTTGCCGCCGTTGATGTTCAGCCCGACCGAGGCGCTCGGGCTGGTGATGGCGGTGCTGGAAGGACCGCGCGGCGCCGCGGATCCGGTCGAGGACGCGCTCGGGAAGATCGTCCGGGTGCTGCCCGAAGCCGTCGCCCGGTCCACCGACGCGATCCGCCGGGTCCCTGCGCGTGGACCCGATCCCGGGGCCCGGACCCCTGATCCCGAGATCACCGCCGCCCTCGTGTCGCACAGCGCGGACTGCCGGCGCGTGACGATCCAGTACCGCCGCCACGAGGACGAGTGGCCGATGGACGTCGACCCGTGGGCGGTCGTCGTACGTCGTGGTCGCTGGTACCTGCTGTGCTGGTCGCACGCCAAGGACGCCCGGCGCGTGCTGCGCGTCGACAAGATCACCAAGGTCGAGGCGCAGACGGCATCGTTCGTGCCACCCGCTGAGCTCGATCCGCTGGCCGCTGTCGAGGAGCACCTCGCGATGGGCTGGCGGTACCCGATCGAGGTCGAGATCGACGCACCTCTCGACGACGCCGCCTGCTGGATCCCGCGCAGCATGGGCCGCCTGGAACCCATCGACGAGAACCGCACGCGGCTCCTGGCCAGCACCGACGAACCCGACTGGTACGCCGGCAAACTGTCCGAGATCCGCGCCCCGTTCCGGATCATCGGCGGCCCCGAACTCCGAGCCGCCTGCCAGTTCGTCGCCCAGCGCCTGCTCGCCGCGAGCACACCAGACTGA
- a CDS encoding NUDIX domain-containing protein, which yields MREGSVLLLYRRGSRAIADSWVGIGGHLEPHELTDPTAAALREVDEEIGVKADHLTDLALRYVAVRDTGDEVRTTYYFTANLRPAAPVPTECTEGDLRWFDLTMDPTTLDMPPTARIAFAHWLASGRQDEQLRFIMVDADGRETGPF from the coding sequence GTGCGGGAGGGGAGCGTGTTGCTCCTCTACCGCCGCGGATCCCGCGCGATCGCGGACTCCTGGGTCGGCATCGGCGGTCACCTCGAGCCGCACGAGCTCACCGACCCGACAGCGGCCGCGCTCCGGGAAGTCGACGAGGAGATCGGCGTCAAGGCCGACCACCTGACCGACCTCGCGCTCCGGTACGTCGCCGTACGCGACACCGGCGACGAGGTGCGTACGACGTACTACTTCACCGCCAACCTCCGCCCCGCGGCGCCCGTACCGACAGAATGCACCGAGGGCGATCTGCGGTGGTTCGATCTGACGATGGATCCGACCACGCTCGACATGCCGCCGACCGCGCGGATCGCGTTCGCGCACTGGCTCGCCAGCGGCCGGCAGGACGAGCAGCTTCGCTTCATCATGGTCGACGCCGACGGCCGCGAGACGGGTCCGTTCTGA
- a CDS encoding NUDIX domain-containing protein codes for MRGEPCTRGVIQPSCPTTGHPATPNSTQPTHTYVTRASCPALVREVRLVGGGICRWGWADLGVVKIPRGAAVVVEAGRVLVVKRYLRQGASAECVMCEYGDVPGPRCEGHRYAVLPGGHVEAGESAAGAALRELEEETTLTGTLDRLLWTGTHNGRPAYYFLVSDVNGVPELSGDEAVDHCATNHFELRWADAADLEEFGIYPTELQQHLTRLLQAGDHAG; via the coding sequence GTGAGGGGAGAACCCTGCACACGAGGGGTTATCCAGCCCTCGTGCCCGACGACCGGCCACCCAGCGACGCCCAACTCAACCCAGCCGACCCACACATACGTCACAAGAGCCAGTTGTCCGGCTCTTGTGCGTGAGGTGCGGTTGGTGGGTGGGGGGATTTGTCGGTGGGGGTGGGCAGACTTGGGTGTTGTGAAGATTCCGCGTGGGGCTGCGGTTGTTGTTGAGGCGGGCAGGGTTTTGGTGGTGAAGCGGTATCTGCGGCAGGGGGCGTCGGCCGAGTGTGTGATGTGTGAGTACGGCGATGTGCCGGGGCCTCGGTGTGAGGGGCATCGGTACGCCGTTCTACCCGGAGGGCATGTGGAGGCGGGTGAGTCGGCGGCGGGCGCTGCGCTTCGGGAGCTCGAGGAGGAGACGACGCTCACCGGCACCTTGGACCGGTTGCTGTGGACCGGCACGCACAACGGGCGGCCGGCGTACTACTTCCTGGTCAGCGACGTGAACGGCGTACCGGAACTGTCAGGTGACGAAGCGGTGGACCATTGTGCGACGAACCATTTCGAACTGCGGTGGGCCGACGCGGCGGACCTGGAGGAATTCGGGATCTACCCGACGGAGCTGCAGCAGCATTTGACGCGTCTACTTCAGGCGGGCGACCACGCGGGTTAG
- a CDS encoding DUF1905 domain-containing protein, which yields MNDIEFSGEIWYWRGPAPWYFITVPDEESAYFEAESNFVTYGWGMIPVTAEIGASVWDTSMFPKDGRYLLPVKAAVRRAEDLDDGDVPTVRLRLRGWT from the coding sequence ATGAACGACATCGAGTTCTCGGGAGAGATCTGGTACTGGCGCGGGCCTGCGCCCTGGTACTTCATCACCGTCCCCGACGAGGAGAGCGCGTACTTCGAGGCGGAGTCGAACTTTGTCACGTACGGGTGGGGGATGATCCCGGTGACCGCCGAGATCGGTGCGAGTGTCTGGGACACGTCGATGTTCCCGAAGGACGGGCGGTACCTCCTGCCGGTGAAGGCGGCCGTACGGCGGGCGGAGGATCTCGACGACGGCGACGTACCGACCGTGCGGCTGCGGTTGCGCGGCTGGACGTGA
- a CDS encoding YciI family protein, whose product MQYLISVIDSRTGSATQDEYAAIDAFNEQLVADGHWVFAGGLSAPSDATVIDARGDDEPIFTDGPYLESKEYVAGFWVFEAPDLDVALKLAAAASKACNRRLEVRPFL is encoded by the coding sequence ATGCAGTATCTGATTTCTGTGATTGACAGCCGGACCGGGTCGGCGACTCAGGACGAATACGCGGCGATCGACGCGTTCAACGAGCAGTTGGTGGCGGACGGGCACTGGGTGTTCGCGGGTGGGCTCAGTGCTCCCAGCGACGCGACCGTGATCGACGCCCGGGGGGACGACGAGCCGATCTTCACCGACGGGCCGTACCTGGAGTCGAAGGAGTACGTGGCCGGGTTCTGGGTGTTCGAGGCGCCGGACCTGGACGTGGCGCTGAAGCTGGCCGCCGCGGCGTCGAAGGCGTGCAACCGCCGGCTCGAGGTGCGGCCGTTCCTGTGA
- a CDS encoding helix-turn-helix transcriptional regulator, with the protein MRADRLVAVLLLMQARGRVTAADVAAELEISVATARRDLEALSTAGIPVYPQPGRNGGWQLVGGARTDLSGLTATEAQALFLLVGPAASIAPDAKAALRKLVQALPGTFREHAQAAAEAVVIDPARWGEHVKERPELVRRLQDSVVRRERVRLVYSRRGRETSERVVDPLGLVDKDDVWYLIAWTEKGQRTYRIDRVVDAETTGATFERPDGFELSTAWAEIVERMEERRSGLTATVLMDERFVWVMQDRLGRNCEVDGVDGDRVRLKVTAPTPLMIAQHLAGWGGSIEVVDPPSVQAELARLGRELMRRYAAMDHPDE; encoded by the coding sequence ATGCGGGCGGATCGGTTGGTGGCGGTGCTGTTGCTGATGCAGGCCCGGGGCCGGGTGACCGCGGCCGATGTCGCGGCGGAGCTCGAGATCTCGGTGGCGACCGCGCGCCGGGACCTGGAGGCGTTGTCGACGGCCGGCATCCCGGTCTATCCACAGCCGGGGCGGAACGGCGGCTGGCAGTTGGTCGGCGGTGCAAGGACCGACCTGAGCGGGCTGACGGCAACCGAGGCGCAGGCGTTGTTCCTGCTCGTGGGTCCGGCGGCGTCGATCGCTCCCGACGCGAAGGCGGCCCTCCGCAAGCTCGTGCAGGCCTTGCCGGGCACCTTTCGCGAGCACGCCCAGGCTGCAGCCGAGGCGGTGGTGATCGACCCGGCTCGCTGGGGCGAGCACGTGAAGGAACGCCCAGAGCTGGTACGTCGCCTGCAGGACTCCGTCGTACGCCGGGAACGGGTCCGATTGGTCTACTCCAGACGCGGCCGGGAGACGTCGGAGCGGGTGGTGGACCCGCTCGGTCTCGTGGACAAGGACGACGTCTGGTACCTGATCGCGTGGACCGAGAAGGGGCAGCGGACGTACCGCATCGACCGGGTGGTCGACGCGGAAACGACCGGCGCGACCTTCGAGCGGCCGGACGGGTTCGAGCTGTCGACGGCGTGGGCCGAGATCGTCGAACGGATGGAGGAGCGACGATCGGGGCTGACGGCAACTGTCCTGATGGACGAGCGGTTCGTGTGGGTGATGCAGGACCGGCTCGGCCGCAACTGCGAGGTCGACGGGGTCGATGGCGACCGGGTCCGGCTGAAGGTCACCGCGCCCACTCCGTTGATGATCGCGCAGCACCTCGCCGGGTGGGGCGGGTCGATCGAAGTGGTGGATCCTCCGTCGGTGCAGGCGGAGCTCGCGCGACTTGGCCGGGAATTGATGCGGCGGTATGCCGCGATGGACCACCCGGATGAGTAA
- a CDS encoding isochorismatase family protein yields the protein MSTLSDRPHTAVLVIDVQNGVVGESYERDRVVANISTLVGKARAGGVPVVWIQHSGENLVKDSDEWQFVPELSRDGSESLVHKTYADSFEATDLEDVLARAGIGHLVVSGAQTDECIRSTIHGAMVRGYDVTLVADAHTTEDLSEYGAPTPDKVIAHTNLYWQYHRAPGRTAAVQKTDEVAF from the coding sequence ATGTCCACGCTGTCCGATAGGCCGCACACGGCCGTGCTCGTGATCGACGTCCAGAACGGTGTCGTGGGGGAGTCGTACGAGCGCGACCGCGTCGTCGCCAACATCAGCACACTCGTCGGCAAGGCCCGCGCCGGAGGCGTCCCGGTCGTCTGGATCCAGCACTCCGGCGAGAACCTGGTCAAGGACAGCGACGAGTGGCAGTTCGTGCCTGAGCTGTCCCGGGACGGCTCGGAGTCGCTCGTCCACAAGACGTACGCCGACAGCTTCGAGGCGACCGACCTGGAGGACGTCCTCGCCCGCGCCGGCATCGGCCACCTGGTCGTCAGCGGCGCGCAGACCGACGAGTGCATCCGCTCGACGATCCACGGCGCGATGGTCCGTGGGTACGACGTGACGCTGGTCGCCGACGCCCACACCACCGAGGACCTGAGCGAGTACGGCGCGCCGACGCCCGACAAGGTGATCGCGCACACCAACCTCTACTGGCAGTACCACCGGGCTCCGGGCCGGACCGCCGCCGTACAGAAGACCGACGAGGTCGCCTTCTGA
- a CDS encoding DUF3626 domain-containing protein, with translation MLTVQFHPNWPHGARTVIESIAADGLYRSQFTTGISNGGLTAFRGGDRWEWESRLFSGRYDDQPELDRPVYGVWNRRRDVYGGAIRFGSSYLRLKPDTIERATFCFPDSARDPADFGDRSVLPQLCELADAAPLDDLDDYIEAHLHGQIRIAADVEAVVLDPSFIGTPVEDAARELGCPVEYHPGFRADPADFDPAYRGPEIVALARSLGPQLTPDVLGRATGAHPAQSIKYVWHYLARYGRQVTN, from the coding sequence ATGCTCACCGTGCAGTTCCATCCGAACTGGCCGCACGGTGCGAGGACGGTGATCGAGTCGATCGCCGCGGACGGGCTCTATCGGTCGCAGTTCACGACGGGGATCTCCAACGGCGGACTGACCGCGTTCCGCGGGGGAGACCGGTGGGAGTGGGAGAGCCGGTTGTTCTCCGGACGGTACGACGACCAACCGGAACTGGATCGGCCCGTCTACGGGGTGTGGAATCGGCGGCGTGACGTGTACGGCGGAGCGATCCGCTTCGGGTCGTCGTACCTCCGGCTGAAACCCGACACGATTGAGCGAGCAACGTTCTGCTTCCCGGACTCCGCGCGCGATCCGGCCGACTTCGGTGACCGGAGCGTCCTGCCGCAGCTGTGTGAGCTGGCCGACGCGGCGCCGCTCGACGACCTGGACGATTACATCGAGGCGCATCTCCACGGCCAGATCCGCATCGCCGCCGACGTCGAGGCGGTGGTCCTGGACCCGTCGTTCATCGGCACACCCGTCGAGGACGCAGCGCGGGAGCTCGGCTGCCCGGTCGAGTACCACCCGGGCTTTCGCGCGGATCCGGCCGACTTCGACCCGGCGTACCGCGGTCCCGAGATCGTCGCCCTCGCCCGCTCGCTCGGCCCGCAACTCACCCCCGACGTACTCGGAAGAGCAACTGGCGCGCATCCGGCGCAGTCGATCAAGTACGTCTGGCACTACCTCGCCCGCTACGGCCGCCAGGTGACCAATTGA